In Cryptomeria japonica chromosome 1, Sugi_1.0, whole genome shotgun sequence, the sequence TTTCTCAATCCCAATCTCTAAAAAATATCAAATGGACCCTTAAATCAAATAAAATAGGGTCCAACAACCTAGAAACTACATAATATTATTCAATATCTAGACAGATTTAGCATTTTTATCTATTAAATTCCTATTAATCTCAAATAAGTCCTCAATAATGTTGGCATTCACCCACTTACTTTTGTCCTTACTATGGGTGCGATCTCATGGTCCTAGAATGGCCTCAATGTTATTCTCTAGATTAACCGCCttttccttccttccttccttcctttACCATAGACCAATATGGAGGAGGAGGCATGAGCAGTCGAGGGGAGGAAATTGAGGGATTAAGATTTTTCATTTAGTCTTTGAAGTCCCTTCATGGTGTTTGTTAAGGACATCTTGTTGACTacaataaccactctcaaagttTTATTAATATTTTCCATCACCATCTCCAAATTCTTGATTTTATCTACATGGTTAATTTTAATCGCCTTCACATCCATAGCCAACTTCTTGCTAAGGTCCAATAGCTTATCCACATTATCTAAGGAAGAGGTATTCATAGTGCTTTGTCTAAGAGTCAAATGGCTAATTCTAAAATTCATCCCCAAAATCTTCAAGACCACACTTTTAAAAAATTTGTTATGTCCATCAACCACTCCCTTCACAAGTTTTTCCATATCCCTTGCATCCGCCATTAAGGATCCCATGTCATTAACCACTAGGGAACCATTTTCAACATCAATTGGGATTTCAATTTTGATGTCCATGTCTTTTTTCTCACCATCAATCATTGGTGGGCCACTATTATCTTCTTTTCCCACCTATCTCTTCTTTTTGATAGCCATATTGCCTTGATTAAGCACTAGAGTGGGGAATTGAATTTCATTTTCCCTCCCAAAATAAAGctcttctcttttttctttctctaatctaagGGCATCGACGACACCCAATCTTTGTATTTCTTAATAGAGACAAGGCTTAAGTAATCAAGGGAAAATTCCACAAACAAGGTATAGTTGGAGTCCACCTTATCTAAGTTCTCCTTGTCAGTTTCATACCCATTACCCTAGACAGTGTCCTTGTTAGGTTTTTTACCGGTGCATAGGTGAAATCAAGCCTCTTCATCAAAAGACTCCAATTCTATGGACACATAGTATAATGCCAATGTACATTCTAAGCATAATGAATTCAATTATTTTTAGAAGCTGAGGGGTGCAGCCTAATCTCGAGAGACTTAACATGCTCCATTATCAGAAGAATTGACCCATAATGAAGAACAAGTGATTCTTTCTCTTTCAAGAGGGCTTTAAGACTATTATTCAAAAACGAAAGCAAGTCAAAAAGAATAGAAATACAATTATCATGCCCAAAGTGATTCAAAATAGTAAAGTGATAGGTGAAATACTCTTATAATGACAATCTAAGGTTATGTACCTCATGATTACCTCAACGACATCCACCCACGAAGACTTGAGATCCTTGTAATTGTATCCTCCATCCTTAGTGTGACGAACTTCATCCCTctcatttttctaaaaaaaatctatttataaataattattcttatttttcttctttttaaagGTATATATTGACTTTATAAGATGGAAAAAATGCTCTCATTCACTCCCTGTTCTAATTTTATTTAGAAATTGAAGTAAtagtaagattaaaaaaaaaagaaaaataaattacatatttaatatatatgtgaAAAAAGTAGGTAAGATTGAACTATTTAAAGATATGTAtattggtcataggtttgaatttttattttttaattattacatAAATAAAGATAGTTCATAGGACTTAGATTATAGGAATTGAATAATTTTAGAGAAATATAAACAACACATTTAATTAAGAAAATGTATGAGAAACATTGTAATGATGTGGTCCCATTTAAAAATggttcaaatctatttttgtggttGGTGTAAACTTTTGAAGAGATTTTTAAATCTCtttttatcaaaatattttttttttaaatgaaattgatttttttgtattcATATTGAATTATTGTAGGGCATATTATCATAGAACGCATAAAAATGATATAAACCAATCATCATCGTAAAAAAAGGCAATATTATCTATTGTTATAAAATCTAGAAAATCAATTAATTATCAAAGGACCACAAAACACTTAACTAGACCATTTATGGCGATATTTAAAATAAACACTTATTTCATATTAtttgatattattcaaataataatAAGACGGACgggtctattctggctccaaaacaacagtacagattgactaacgcgcatgttagtcacgcattttacaccgtccattttgcaataaacggctgcgattgactaacacatcactATCACCGCTGTACAAaagtccgttttggagccagaatagccgtGGCCTAATAAACATTATGTCTCTAACTCCATTCAAGATTGGACCTCGTGGTcaataataaattttatatttactaGCTTTAAATAATCTTATAGGACTGTAAATCTACACGGTTTTGAATGTGTCTTTCTCACTTCACATAAAACGCGTTAACTTGCCTCACAGAGAACTCTGCAAAAGGTATTTATAGACCAACAGAGATTAGGTACAACACACGATCTGCATTGTTCATCAAAACCAAAACAATAGAGTTGAAGGAGAAAGTGATTGAGGAAAGTAAGGAAAATGGATTCAATGAGGGTATTGGGGAGCAAAAATTTGTTATTAGAGAAGAATGCTCATGTAGGTAGCCATAGATGTATTTCTGCCAATTTAGCTATGCCAGTCTTAGGGATTGACAAAAGAAACCAGACTGGTTTTTCTTCTCTCCCTTCATTGTGCACTAATTCTTCTTTCATCTCATTGGGGAGAGGGCTTTCCAGATCTAGGAAAGTCGCCACAAAACTTACTTCCAGAACTAGAATTGCAGAACCTGAAATTGCCACGGAAGAGCGCATTGAGGAATATGAAATTACTGGCGAAGTAGTACTGCAGAAGGTGGCTATTCTCAACCTTACGGACTACTGTGCAACAGTATCTGACGAAGTCTCTGAATTGATGGGGAAAAAGGTTTCTCTTCAGCTTGTGAGCAGCGACCAAATTGATCCCGGTATTCTATACATTGCCGATCTGCTTTTAAAATGAATGATTCAATTTTTTACTGAATGAACCATTCTAACTCACTTTGCTCATACGCACCCAAAACTAAATTTCATATTTTACCTTTTACCTCTTGTGCTAATGAATCAACGTAGATATTCACAACTTGTATCAGTTTTAAAATTTAGGGTATATGTTCTTTGCAGGGCATGGCTACTCAATGTTTAAGTTAtatatattgattattgatgtGTTATGTGTAGATATAATTCACAACTTGTATCAGTTTTAAACTTTAGGGTATATATATGTTCTTTGCAGGGCATGAACACTCAATGTTTAAGTTATATATATTGATGTGTGATGTGTTATGTGTAGAAACGGGATTAGGAAAAACGGTTGGGGAGCCATCTTATTTAAATTGGAACCCGTGGGACGGACCCATTTCAAGTGAGACACGCTACACAATCAGCTTTAAATGGAACTCTGCGCTTGGTTTTCCCGGTGCATTTGTCGTAAAAAATATGCACAGCCGAGAGTTCTATCTTAAATCACTCACCATATCCATCTCAGGTCAGGGGACAGTTCATTTTGAATGTACTTCATGGATATTCCCTTCTAAGGTCAACCCTAATGACCGTGTTTTCTTCGCCAATAAGGTGTGTCATACATTTCATATCATAAGCAAATCATGTTTAGTATTTAACCTTTGTAATTCATGGGCATAGGACTGACTGAATGTCATGTTTTATCAGACGTTTCTTCCAGATGAAACTCCAGTGGGTTTGAGGAAATTCAGGGAGATGGATTTGATATCCCTCCGAGGAAACGGAACCGGAGAGAGGAAGGTGTATGATCTCATATATGATTATGATGTCTACAATGATATTCAGGGGTCGGAGACAGACCCAGATGTGCGAAGGGAAGTGCTGGGCGGATCGCAGGACTTCCCATATCCCAGAAGATGTAGAACCGGTCGTCCACGCATTAAAAACGGTATACATGTTCAGTACTTTATTGGTACAACATGCTTATATATCTGTTTAGAATGGAATGGTAACAGAATTCTTCGTTCAATAATCTTTGGCAGCCCCGCAATTCGAAACCCGAACAAGCCCGTTCTTTATTCCGCCGGACGAAAGGTATCCTTACTCAGACTTTACTGACTTTACCGCTCACATAATCACGGCAGCTGCTAACGCCATTATTCCCACTATCGAGGATATCCGCGATGGCGCCTTCGAATCCTTCGGTCAAATCAGTGAGCTTTACAAACGGGGATTGAGAAGCCCCAATAATTCTCGCCGGAATCTCCGTCAAATTAATAACCCAGTCCTATTTATCCAGCGACTCTTCGCCGACCTGGAGGATGATCTTCCTCTCATAAATTTCAATCCTCCACAAGTTGTCAAAGGTAAGTTttagttgtaatttttttttaatataatctaACCGTATAGATATGAAATTTGACTAATGTTCTGTGCTACAGTTGATGAGTTTGCATGGAGAAAAGACGAGGAATTTGCACGTCAAACACTTGCAGGCTTGAATCCGTTGGTGATTCAGTGCCTAGAGGTAACCCAGATCCTCAAAGTCCAATATTGTTCCCTTTTACCGTTCTTACATATCTGAAATAGCATCGTTTGCTGTTTTTTTGGACAGAACTTTCCTCCTTCCAGTAGCTTAAATGAAAAGTTGTACGGCCCACAGAAGAGCGCCATCACAGCCCAACACATAGAAAAATATCTTGAAGGCCTTTCTGTGGATCAGGTAATTTTTATCTCTTCGAAATCTTGATCTTGCTTTACCTGtgttataaaaatataattaaattaaatgtaaAACTTGCAGGCTACTGAACTGAAAAGGTTGTTTATTGTGGACTACTATGATGCTTATATGCCCTACATCGAGCGCATTAATAAGCTTTCCAAAGATGTTAAAGAATATGCAAGCCGCACAGTTTTTTTCCTCACGAAGGAAGGAACATTAAAGCCAGTCGCCATAGAGCTGTGCTTGCCACCTGTTGATGAGAAAGCAGCTGTAAGGAAGGTTTTTACACCAGGGGAATATGGGACAGAAGAAGGACCACTGTGGCAACTGGCCAAAGCCCATGCTAGAGTCAACGATGCAGGTTACCATGAGCTCATCAGTCACTGGTATATTCTCACTCATGTGCTTTCATTAAACACGTCAATTACCATTTGTACTGTAGTAAACCCTAACCTCCTTCCGTTCTATTCCCATAGAATTTGAGGGGCATTAATGAcgtgccctacaattctatggatgCGGAATTAATAAACCCCCGGTTATGGAACCATAGAACTATAGCTTGGGGGATAGGGGGGggccttcaaatagtagggggctagCTTATAATAGTAGGGGGCTAGAAGAACCAATTAATCAGTTCATGCGAGCTCGATTCTAGCCCTTATTATAGCAGGTTtatccatagaatagtagggccgcaTTAATTTACCCCAGCCGGGGTAGGGGATCCCCAACCGGCATCTATAGCCTCCCACTCGAGCCTTCTAGCACTTATTGATGCTTAATCTAGCAACGGCATgagtgcccctactattctaagggccctactattctaagggccctactattctaaggggcgcCCCCCACCCAACCCCACACACGGAGAAGTAGTTGGGAGGGAATTCTAGTAGTTGCCGAACCCGCGGGGACTCGAGACTAGGAACTATAAACTAGGGTATGGATTGGAGTGGACGCTGTCGAGATGAGATGCTTGGAGTGAGTGATTCATGTTACACAATCACGGGAACTTACGCAAACTTTTGTTTTGTAATTGACTGCAGGCTGACAACTCATTGTGTAACAGAACCTTTCATTATCGCTACACACAGACAACTAAGCAAAATGCACCCAGTATACAAATTATTGATACCTCATTTCCTTGATACCATGGACATTAATCAGGCTGCCCGCCAGAGCTTGATAAATGGAGGAGGTATTATTGAATCTGGCTTTACCCCTGGTAGATATTCTATGGAAATATCATCTAAAGCCTACAAAGATTGGAAATTCAATGAGCAAGGATTGGAAGCTGATCTACTTAAAAGGTAAGTGATAGGCCAATTTCATTGCTCACTGCAAGTTTTAGCTTTGCCTAAATTAAAATATAGGACCAACTAAATTGATTCTTTCATCAACCATGTACCCGCGTGCAGGGGAATGGCAGTACGGGATTCAAATGTACCAAATGGTTTGAAGCTTGTGATCGAGGACTACCCATATGCTGTGGACGGCATTGAAGTATGGTTTGCCTTAAAGCGATGGGTTTCAGACTACTTGTCTCTGTTTTACAAGGACAATATCTCAGTTAAAAAGGACAAAGAGTTGCAGGCTTGGTGGGATGAAATAGTAAATGTGGGGCATGGAGACCTCAAGGACGATCCGAGTAGATGGTACAAGATGGAATCTTTAAATGAAGCAGTCCAAATAGTGGCAACTATCATCTGGACTGCATCTGCTCACCATGCTGCTGTAAACTTTGGGCAGTATGCCTATGGAGGATACATGCCCAATTTTCCCACCATGAGTAGGCGCTTGGTTCCAGAGAAGGGAACACCTGAATATGATGAACTCCTTAAGAACCCAGATGCATTTTTCCTCAAGACCATCTCTACTCCAAAGCAAGCTATCATTATCATGGCTGTTTTGGAAGTTTTGTCAGGGCATGCAAGACATGAGGTATACGTGGGACAGTTGCAGGGGTCTACCATGGATAGAGTAGACGATCCACGTGTGGGGGAAGCATTCGCGAGATTTTCAGAAAGCATGATAAAGATTGAGAAGAATATAAAGGAGAGGAATAGTAACTGTCAAATTTACAAGAACAGGGCTGGACCCGCACAAGTTCCTTATACCTTACTATACCCTGACACTACTAATTTATCGAAATCAGGTGGTCTTACAGGTCAGGGAGTACCCAATAGCATCTCCATCTAATAGATTTAAAACATTTAATACATTATAACTCAGTTTGGTTCCAATCTAGCTTTTCTGTCTTTATGTCGAAAGGCATTTAGTTCAATGGTAAAATTCATGTTAAATTCATGTTGTAAGCATTTAGATAGTACTGAGTTCAAATCTGCTataatgcgaaaatgagtaatatTTAAATTGAAAATGTGTAATGGACTAAAAGATCAATCAATTGAGTGTTATTATAATGGTTATTTTAATTGGATTAGATTTgcttttaataaataatataaaatgtgCAATCAACATATATTGTTATTTCTCATTCAATCTTTGTTATATAGAAGAAATAACATATGTCTACTGATTAATTCTTCTGAACAGTTTTGATTTGTTTTCTTGTTAATTATTACAATTTTGAAATCAAATTATCGATATCACTTCTTTAAACATGTCATtgttttaattgaatttttttatgtaAGAGTGTTTTGACATATGACATATTTTAGTGTTAAGTTACATAATCCTTTATCTATACATCTCTACTAATCTTCGTTGATCTTAATTCTCActtttttctaaatatttatttagCATCTTGAAATTATATCTTATGCATATTTTCTAAGGTTGTATGATCATTGCATGTCAATCTCAAAGACACATAAAAAAGATTCATAAAACCCAAagcttcaaattcaaattgcaatattCTCAACCACTTATAATTAACCTAtagaaaaatcttttaaaaatctGTTGAAATTAACCTAtagaaaaatcttttaaaaatatgctttattcaaataaaaaaaattactttaGGATTACTCCTTAAAACAACAATTCTACCTTTTAATTAACATAAATATAACTATCCAACCAATGATTCTAGACATGTGTCTATTCTTTTTCACTCCATCATACATGGAAGACATAGCCAAGAGAATGCTACTTATAGCCTTCACTTTCTTATAACAAAAGGCATTACATAACACTTGTTCATTTACCAATAAATGGAAATAATATAAAGTTTCCTTCTATTTTTATAAAGTGATTGTTATATTCTTTGACAATATATTAATACATAATTTTAAATAGAATCTATATattcaaaataatataataaaggaaCAAATGAGTgtaattattaaaaatttaaaaaaattaaaaataataaagacaTATTTTTGTTAGcacataaaatatttacaaatatagTTTCATCCCCTCTTCCAATCGTAATCAATGCATTCCTATATCAACTAAAACTCTTATATGAATTAAAACTATGAACTAAATTTATTGTTCATTCCAATATGCCAATAACTATTCACCAAAAAGTGCATTATAAACTATATTTATAATTAAAGGTTTCCTTATATTAGTTTTTGTGAAGTTTTGAAATGAGAAGTAGTGCCTCCAAATTTTGATCTAAACTATCCTAAATCTCCCTTGTCTAATGTCTGGTTAAGTCCTAATGGCCCTTGAAAACCTAAACCTTTTGGTCTCTAAGCCCTTTTGAAAAACCTTGCATGTTATATTTTCATGTTGAATGAAAGTCAGTGGTTCCCACTTTTAAGTTATAACCCTCCGTCTTCATTGGCTGCGGCTAAATTGGCTCCAAAATTGCACGAAAAATCAATAAAatgaaatttgtcaaaaaattaTAGATGGTTGATTGTGATCAGCACAATTAGATGCAGTTTTGATTTTTCATAAATTCTCTAAAAAATCAATAACATGAATTTTATAACCCAATTTTTATACTAGTTTAGCTACATCATGTCTTCATTTACCAAGTGAAAGAAATCTCGGGCTTCTATGGCCTCCATTTAGTTGGTCCTCTCGTCGACCGTTTCGACTACTTtagatcagaagaaaatttgaaatattttaatatattttttttagttttcttatATGTTAGTAATTATCAATTTTGAAGGTCTTCGGggtatttttagcccttgaaagtttggTCTATCCCTTAAAACTTTTCCATAGGCATTCCTGCAGGACTTCGCTcctaactcttggagacctttccaacgagttaaaaggctcataatttcgagtcccgagcagaaagttatgcctagttaaagttcagataaaatttcatatagtttttttgaaatttctgtagtttttagattttattatgtaataaacaaatgtgactgttgcgcttcaattctcaaggggtttttgtgacccttggaatctcatgaactactatatgttggatttttgaatggaCTAGATCACTTTTTTTTGTCTTGCTTCAATTCTGTgctatcttgttcatccacaatactgtaggttctcacttaggtgttgtcatatGAATCCATAATTTGGATTAGTGGTATCATAGAAAGTCCTCTCCTATATGTCATATCACacgcgatcaacatatcaaagattggggttgcaAACAAGCAATCCTTcatactaccttcctttgagatgcacaagatcgcagatggctaagttgcagaccgatgatgacattaaagcattggttgcagatgcattaacaaaacaatgagaagaaatgatggagcagttcaagaagatgctggaaagtcgtgggtcacctgcaaacccaccattcacagggtatacaccattcaaggtgcaagtgaatttcgatatacccacctttcaaggaaagattgatgtaGATGTCGTTGATGACTGGGTTTCACAATTGGAAAGGTATTTCTTTGTCAACCAGTTCTCaaatgaagagaaaataactttcgcTCTTCTCAAAGCTAAAAATCATGAGAAAGATTCTTGGGAAGCAAAGTTAGCAACCAAGGCAGCAAAAATGAGCACTACGTTCATCTTTGATAAAAACCAAGCATGGGGAGAGTTCATGGAgaacataaaggaagaatatttttgtgtagatacatatgaacaaaaatatatgcaATGGCAATTTCTTCGATAGAAAAAAGACCAAACTATTCAAGAATATAATAATTTGTTTCATTCTTTAACAACAaaacttggcatcaaagattgtgagaagcaccaGGTTTTAAAATATCAGTGTGGACTCCATAGGTATAttcaaaccgaaatggaattcctaAACTTAGAGACTTTACCTGGTGCATATAAATTTGCCACAAAAAATTGAGGATAAATTCAAAGAGAAAGGAAGGAGGAATAACTTCGCAAATAAAAGATGGAAGAGTGAAGGTAGCAAAACTATGTGGAAACAAACCTCCAAGGAATATTCTCCCAATTCACCAACgaaaaaggcatggggtatgagAAGACGCAAGAGAacaatatgtggtgtgaattccataagagtccctctcacaacacaaaatattacagaaccataaaaagtttaatgatagagacacatgaggacaaggaagaaccTCAGGTGGCAGAATCTTGCCCAAAATAAAgtcatgaacaggtcattgaggctgatccatatgcaaCGGTAGCTACTACAAAGGTATTGCCTCAAGAGGATAAGGAGAGATTGTTTCACTTATAGATGTGGGTCGGAGGAAAAGCCCTTCACTTTATggttgatagtggaagtcaaaagaacctaatatcaacaGAGACTGTTAAaagattgaatttgaaaacaacagCACATCCACAACCCTATTCTATGGGATGGgcaagtcaagggagagatatccaagTGCACCAGCAATGTCGCATTTCCCactctataaagcctttcaaagatgaagtaATCCGTCatgtggctcctttagatgtttgtgatgttttttTGGGACAATCATATATGTACCAATGCCACGGTGTCTATGAATCCAAACCTCGCAGCGTGACAATTAGATTACACGAGCAGaaataccgaataccagaggtaagaactgcatacactacctctttgattagtgctcaACAATGTAGGAGGTTGGTTGCCAAAACATGAATATTCATATTATTAATGATTCATTCTGAAGAGGAAAGGAAGTCTATATATAATTCCAataccatcacaaacaccacaacacagcAGAAAGGATCAATGGACCAAATAttgataaaatatgagaatttgtttaagttgccaactggggtacctacacactaccaagtaagacacactattgatttgatactaggaactccattgcctaatgaactagtctattgtagatcagtattagaaaatgatgaaatcaagaggcaaatacaagaattgattgagaaaggacatattcgtccaagtgcatcaccctgtggcagTCCCATTGTTCtagaaaagaaaaaggatggaacttggagactttgtattgactataggaccttgaacaaaatttcagtcaaaaataggtatccacttccttggatagatgacctcttggaccagcttagaggggcctgattcttcacaaaaattgatttgaaatcaggataccatcaagtaccaattgactcagctgatgtgtggaagacaactttcaaatctaaagagggattgtttgagtggctagtgatgccttttggtctaacaaacaccccagcaaaattcatgaaaatgatgaatgatgtactcagGCCATTCACAGATTCTTTCATGGTGGTAtatctggatgacatactcatcctcaacaaaacttggga encodes:
- the LOC131050769 gene encoding linoleate 9S-lipoxygenase, with translation MDSMRVLGSKNLLLEKNAHVGSHRCISANLAMPVLGIDKRNQTGFSSLPSLCTNSSFISLGRGLSRSRKVATKLTSRTRIAEPEIATEERIEEYEITGEVVLQKVAILNLTDYCATVSDEVSELMGKKVSLQLVSSDQIDPETGLGKTVGEPSYLNWNPWDGPISSETRYTISFKWNSALGFPGAFVVKNMHSREFYLKSLTISISGQGTVHFECTSWIFPSKVNPNDRVFFANKTFLPDETPVGLRKFREMDLISLRGNGTGERKVYDLIYDYDVYNDIQGSETDPDVRREVLGGSQDFPYPRRCRTGRPRIKNAPQFETRTSPFFIPPDERYPYSDFTDFTAHIITAAANAIIPTIEDIRDGAFESFGQISELYKRGLRSPNNSRRNLRQINNPVLFIQRLFADLEDDLPLINFNPPQVVKVDEFAWRKDEEFARQTLAGLNPLVIQCLENFPPSSSLNEKLYGPQKSAITAQHIEKYLEGLSVDQATELKRLFIVDYYDAYMPYIERINKLSKDVKEYASRTVFFLTKEGTLKPVAIELCLPPVDEKAAVRKVFTPGEYGTEEGPLWQLAKAHARVNDAGYHELISHWLTTHCVTEPFIIATHRQLSKMHPVYKLLIPHFLDTMDINQAARQSLINGGGIIESGFTPGRYSMEISSKAYKDWKFNEQGLEADLLKRGMAVRDSNVPNGLKLVIEDYPYAVDGIEVWFALKRWVSDYLSLFYKDNISVKKDKELQAWWDEIVNVGHGDLKDDPSRWYKMESLNEAVQIVATIIWTASAHHAAVNFGQYAYGGYMPNFPTMSRRLVPEKGTPEYDELLKNPDAFFLKTISTPKQAIIIMAVLEVLSGHARHEVYVGQLQGSTMDRVDDPRVGEAFARFSESMIKIEKNIKERNSNCQIYKNRAGPAQVPYTLLYPDTTNLSKSGGLTGQGVPNSISI